The Rhodocytophaga rosea genome has a segment encoding these proteins:
- a CDS encoding YceI family protein: MKNYKFSVAFLCMLMLSFSMSESLSAQGLYKSKNGKVKFFSEAPLENIEATTEQATSVLNAATGEVAFSIPIKSFGFEKSLMQEHFNENYMESDKFPQATFSGKVEGKIDMQATTEQTLTVKGKLTIHGITQERSIPVTLKVEKDGISGISKFKVKVADHKIEIPTLVFQNIAEVIEVTLQVKYPNPAS, encoded by the coding sequence ATGAAAAACTACAAATTCTCTGTTGCCTTTTTATGTATGCTTATGCTTTCATTCAGTATGTCAGAATCGCTCTCGGCGCAGGGGTTATACAAAAGCAAAAACGGAAAGGTAAAATTCTTTTCAGAAGCACCCTTAGAGAATATAGAAGCTACTACCGAACAAGCGACTTCTGTATTGAATGCCGCCACTGGTGAAGTTGCCTTCTCTATTCCAATTAAATCCTTTGGTTTCGAAAAATCCCTGATGCAGGAGCATTTTAACGAAAACTATATGGAATCTGATAAGTTTCCGCAAGCCACATTTTCCGGAAAGGTAGAAGGCAAAATAGATATGCAAGCTACAACCGAACAAACCCTGACCGTAAAAGGCAAACTCACCATCCATGGAATTACCCAGGAGCGGAGTATTCCGGTAACCTTAAAAGTAGAGAAAGATGGTATATCAGGAATCAGCAAATTTAAAGTAAAAGTGGCCGATCATAAGATAGAGATCCCAACGCTGGTATTCCAGAATATTGCTGAAGTAATAGAAGTAACCCTTCAGGTAAAATATCCAAACCCAGCTTCTTAA
- a CDS encoding ester cyclase gives MNTTTFPMQNTSAVTDANKQLVMRHFNEVINQKQLSLIPQLFAENFYSVAPNGDIVTGRDHLAQYLGNFFTAFPDLHITLEDILAEDDKVAARVTVQGTHQGVFWGIAPTNRQISIQEVFMVKVANNFVIEARPIADLHSLLQQLTQN, from the coding sequence ATGAATACCACAACTTTTCCCATGCAGAATACTTCTGCTGTAACAGATGCAAATAAGCAACTGGTTATGCGTCATTTTAACGAGGTGATCAATCAAAAACAGCTCAGCCTCATTCCACAACTGTTTGCTGAAAACTTTTATTCGGTGGCTCCTAATGGAGATATTGTAACCGGCCGGGATCATCTGGCACAATACCTTGGCAATTTCTTCACCGCTTTCCCTGATCTGCATATAACCCTTGAAGATATACTGGCAGAAGATGATAAAGTAGCCGCCAGGGTTACAGTACAAGGCACCCATCAAGGAGTGTTCTGGGGAATTGCTCCCACCAACAGACAGATCAGTATCCAGGAGGTGTTTATGGTTAAAGTTGCTAACAATTTTGTAATAGAGGCCAGACCCATAGCTGATCTTCATTCTTTATTGCAGCAACTAACCCAGAATTAA
- a CDS encoding glutamyl-tRNA reductase, translating into MNSLFRAVRISYAKAPSDNSESLSLDETASRKLLTYLGIKVGLTNVLVLSASTFIEVYYCASADLKYIIAEALMKQKLTAIQENISMLTDESYTVATTSEQTVQHLFQLSAGQRKMKANDDDMYQLLKKAYELSVQEKTAGSYLRRIMQTILLLRGIRWN; encoded by the coding sequence ATGAACTCATTATTCAGAGCTGTTAGAATATCCTATGCAAAAGCTCCCTCAGACAATAGTGAAAGTTTGTCTCTCGACGAAACTGCCAGCAGAAAGCTGCTTACCTATCTAGGTATAAAAGTGGGCCTTACCAATGTTTTAGTACTGTCTGCTTCTACATTCATTGAAGTATATTATTGTGCTTCTGCTGATCTAAAGTATATCATAGCAGAAGCCTTGATGAAGCAAAAACTGACAGCCATTCAGGAAAATATTTCGATGCTAACGGATGAATCCTACACAGTAGCTACAACCTCCGAACAGACAGTGCAACATTTGTTTCAGCTTTCGGCCGGCCAGAGAAAAATGAAAGCCAATGACGACGATATGTACCAGTTACTGAAAAAAGCATATGAACTCTCCGTGCAGGAAAAAACTGCCGGTTCATATCTGCGGCGCATCATGCAAACCATCTTATTACTCCGCGGTATCCGGTGGAACTAA
- a CDS encoding NADH-quinone oxidoreductase subunit D, producing MPQNSIQYQYKPENFHLSEPNKYQPEQLKREEMILSLGPQHPSTHGVLRIEVITDGELIVDVVPHVGYLHRCFEKHAESMPYNQVIPYVDRMDYLAAMNNEHAYVMGVERMLGIEKEIPKRVEYIRVLVAELNRIASHFVAIGTYGLDIGAYTPFLWLMRDREHIQRLLEWTCGARMLYNYIWIGGLFYDLPVGFEERCRDFVRYLKPKLLELQKLVIENKIFIQRTANIGILPLPMAINYGCSGPILRASGLRFDLRRVDGYSVYPELEFEIPIGSGEMGTLGDCWDRNNVRVLECHESLRIIEQCLDRLQTDLKRTRDFDPQAMVPKKIRPKAMDFYIRAENPKGELGYFFRADGKSDIPFRCKARSCCFHNLSVLPEISKGALIADLIAIIGSLDLVMGEVDR from the coding sequence ATGCCTCAGAACTCTATTCAATACCAGTACAAGCCAGAAAACTTCCATCTTTCGGAGCCAAATAAATACCAGCCTGAACAGTTGAAGCGGGAGGAAATGATTCTGAGCCTGGGACCACAGCATCCTTCTACCCATGGCGTATTACGAATTGAAGTAATTACCGACGGCGAACTGATCGTAGATGTAGTGCCGCATGTGGGCTATCTGCACCGCTGTTTTGAAAAACATGCCGAATCCATGCCCTATAACCAGGTGATTCCCTATGTAGACCGCATGGATTACCTGGCTGCCATGAACAATGAACATGCCTATGTAATGGGTGTGGAACGAATGCTGGGCATCGAAAAAGAGATTCCCAAACGGGTTGAATACATCCGGGTGCTGGTAGCAGAACTCAACCGCATTGCTTCTCATTTTGTAGCCATTGGCACCTATGGACTGGATATTGGGGCGTATACCCCTTTTTTGTGGCTCATGCGTGACCGGGAACATATTCAGCGCCTGCTCGAATGGACCTGTGGGGCCCGGATGCTCTATAATTATATATGGATCGGAGGTTTGTTTTACGATTTGCCAGTAGGATTTGAAGAACGCTGCCGGGATTTTGTCCGCTACCTGAAACCCAAATTGCTGGAACTACAAAAACTGGTTATCGAAAATAAAATATTTATACAGCGAACCGCAAACATTGGCATACTTCCTTTACCAATGGCTATTAATTATGGTTGCTCTGGACCCATTTTACGGGCTTCCGGTTTGCGGTTTGATTTACGCCGGGTGGATGGCTATTCGGTGTATCCTGAACTGGAATTTGAAATACCGATTGGCAGCGGTGAAATGGGGACTTTGGGCGATTGCTGGGACCGGAATAATGTGCGCGTACTGGAATGCCACGAATCCCTGCGAATCATCGAACAATGCCTGGACAGGTTACAAACCGATCTGAAACGTACCCGTGACTTTGATCCGCAAGCAATGGTTCCCAAAAAGATCCGCCCGAAAGCAATGGATTTTTATATCCGGGCTGAAAACCCAAAAGGCGAACTGGGTTATTTTTTCCGGGCAGATGGCAAAAGTGATATTCCTTTCCGTTGTAAAGCCCGCTCCTGCTGTTTTCATAACTTATCTGTCTTACCCGAAATTTCTAAAGGTGCCCTCATTGCCGACCTGATCGCCATTATTGGCTCCCTCGACCTGGTAATGGGTGAAGTGGACAGGTAA
- a CDS encoding nuclear transport factor 2 family protein yields MNKEIELVKKYFHLVETFHTDSQAYEEILHPNVIQTEYPNLVTPQIKSRSRDGLMNGAKAGKQLLSSQKFEIIGILAGPGHLTVELQWHGTVAVDVGPFTKEQQLMAYICTIFEFKDGKIFRQRNYDCYEPFKTGAKSAK; encoded by the coding sequence ATGAACAAAGAAATAGAATTAGTAAAAAAATACTTCCATCTGGTGGAAACTTTCCATACAGATAGCCAGGCATATGAAGAAATTCTGCATCCCAATGTTATTCAAACAGAATATCCAAACCTGGTAACGCCCCAGATTAAAAGCCGCTCCCGGGATGGGCTGATGAATGGCGCTAAAGCAGGCAAACAACTGCTTTCCTCACAGAAATTTGAAATCATTGGCATACTGGCCGGACCAGGGCATCTGACTGTAGAACTACAATGGCATGGAACGGTAGCAGTAGATGTAGGCCCATTCACTAAAGAACAGCAACTGATGGCCTATATCTGTACTATTTTTGAATTTAAAGATGGCAAAATATTCCGGCAGCGAAATTATGATTGTTACGAGCCATTTAAAACCGGAGCAAAATCAGCCAAATAA
- a CDS encoding S41 family peptidase, producing the protein MATKFLRLLFIFILHWFTGYTQLVGSKQANENAQTRFETSKCIDDLLYLNAKLQDAHPCLYCYTDSLTLRQKFTSLLDSMERHRSSSYYAQLTESEFTVMVKAYLAAINDGHLDAGNYNSLSRYIHNRGRFFPLTLLFEGESTYIHHDFSGFLDSTVAGRQLISINNKPVSEILQQMYALSSADAGLSIFKTRQLESLERFNILYWMLYEPTDQYTIVYQSDTSQVTVHVPGITAKEIILANNQQKTRPTLTLHAPISTAYMDINSFEGISERNEVMHFWEFVDKSFKELNRNGTQNLIIDLRDNPGGMIYNAHLLLNYISQQNIESDFQVKSSQLLKEMKKQGFMHFLLRNFNHRSYASKIAHTPAGNFIRFSSRDHFIANEKLKFKGKVYLLVNGNSFSAAGLFAKFFQEHHLGTIVGEECGASPSFSFGNVVLLELPNTGLQVFVPTAIVVNDKSCANTRKGIMPDMPINRMIEEEVKGKDTVLQQLLETIGNTMYTDNSRLQTDAQSN; encoded by the coding sequence ATGGCAACTAAATTTTTACGCCTGTTATTCATTTTTATACTGCATTGGTTTACCGGCTACACTCAGTTGGTAGGTAGTAAACAAGCCAATGAGAATGCGCAAACCCGCTTCGAAACCAGTAAATGTATAGACGACCTGCTGTATCTGAATGCAAAATTACAGGATGCACACCCTTGCCTGTACTGCTATACTGATAGCCTTACCTTGCGCCAGAAATTCACCAGCCTGCTCGATAGCATGGAAAGGCACCGTTCTTCCTCCTATTATGCCCAGCTGACAGAATCTGAGTTTACTGTGATGGTGAAAGCTTACCTGGCAGCCATTAACGACGGACACCTGGATGCAGGCAATTACAATTCTTTATCCCGGTATATTCATAACAGAGGCCGCTTTTTCCCTCTTACTTTGTTATTTGAAGGAGAAAGCACGTATATCCATCATGATTTTTCAGGATTTCTCGACTCAACCGTAGCTGGCAGGCAACTTATTTCTATCAATAATAAGCCGGTTTCAGAGATTTTACAGCAAATGTATGCTTTAAGCAGCGCCGATGCTGGTTTATCTATTTTCAAAACCCGTCAACTGGAAAGCCTGGAACGCTTTAATATCCTGTACTGGATGTTGTATGAGCCTACCGACCAGTATACTATTGTCTATCAGTCGGATACAAGCCAGGTTACCGTGCATGTGCCGGGTATTACAGCAAAAGAAATTATTTTAGCCAATAACCAGCAGAAAACCCGTCCGACACTTACCCTGCATGCGCCTATTTCCACCGCCTATATGGACATTAATAGTTTTGAGGGCATTTCCGAAAGAAATGAAGTAATGCATTTCTGGGAATTTGTGGATAAAAGCTTTAAAGAACTCAACCGGAATGGCACCCAGAACCTGATCATTGACCTGCGGGATAACCCGGGAGGTATGATTTATAATGCACATTTGCTGTTGAACTATATCAGCCAGCAGAACATAGAAAGCGACTTTCAGGTAAAATCCAGTCAGTTGCTGAAGGAAATGAAAAAACAGGGATTTATGCATTTCCTGCTGCGTAATTTCAATCATCGTTCGTATGCTTCCAAAATTGCCCATACACCTGCCGGAAATTTTATCCGCTTCTCCAGCCGGGATCATTTTATTGCCAATGAAAAGCTGAAATTCAAAGGCAAAGTATATTTGCTTGTGAATGGAAACAGTTTTTCAGCTGCAGGTTTGTTCGCTAAATTCTTCCAGGAACATCACCTGGGCACAATTGTAGGCGAAGAATGCGGCGCCAGTCCTTCGTTTTCTTTTGGCAATGTGGTATTACTCGAACTACCAAATACCGGCTTACAGGTGTTTGTTCCTACGGCTATCGTGGTAAATGATAAAAGTTGTGCCAATACCCGCAAAGGCATTATGCCCGATATGCCCATCAACCGGATGATTGAAGAAGAAGTAAAAGGCAAAGATACCGTACTCCAACAACTGCTGGAAACGATTGGAAATACCATGTATACCGATAACTCCAGACTCCAGACAGACGCTCAAAGCAACTAA
- a CDS encoding c-type cytochrome, with product MKKVLLYAGMIFLSACEYQVADKIQPVTDPPACNTELVTFATIIQPMLSQSCGSCHSGGGASGGVRLDNYNSIKQVAQSGKLIGVISHTKGFSAMPQGGAKLSDCKIQQVQAWINKGLPNN from the coding sequence ATGAAAAAAGTACTATTATACGCAGGCATGATTTTCTTATCTGCCTGCGAGTACCAAGTAGCCGACAAAATACAGCCGGTTACTGATCCACCTGCCTGCAATACAGAGTTGGTTACTTTCGCTACCATTATTCAGCCCATGCTCAGCCAGAGTTGCGGTAGTTGCCACAGTGGCGGAGGTGCTTCAGGCGGTGTTCGCTTGGATAATTATAACAGCATAAAGCAGGTAGCCCAGAGCGGAAAACTAATAGGAGTTATTTCTCATACCAAAGGTTTTTCTGCGATGCCACAAGGTGGTGCCAAACTATCCGATTGTAAAATACAGCAGGTGCAAGCCTGGATCAATAAAGGACTTCCTAATAATTAA
- a CDS encoding tail fiber domain-containing protein, which translates to MKIFIIRYSLLLLFLLSVSISFAQTNVILGPGTKNTGSQNVFVGNSAGGSNISGFNNTFLGNVAGFKNTIGNRNVFIGDGTGFSNTSGSSNTFLGNNAGQNNQTGSQNVFVGHLSGVANKDGKNNVFLGFKAGFVNDIGFQNIFIGAGAGEQNTSGRNNVFLGFQSGFNADISSDNTFLGNFSGFNTTTGSLNVFLGESAGERNTVGSDNVFIGVQAGVSNTTGNINTFVGRFTGAVNSTGNENSFFGSEAGRNNRSGSKNVYLGNFAGEGAFDGSIGNGNAYIGYEAGKGNTSGNDNVFLGNQAGRGNTSGSNNTFIGKEAGSNHKTGKGNTYIGSFAKGASDNLSNASAIGFRSQVTASNALVLGSINGVNGATATAKVGIGTTSPAFQLHVNGSAAKSGSSTWSVASDKRLKQDIKPFKEGLETIKQINPVWFKYNGKAGLPTEKKYVGVIAQEMQKIAGYTVNTFTYQDEQGKKEEYLDYDANALTYMLVNAVKEQQQQLDKKEEQVNALRQENQEIKKELALIKKLLLNQPTSPVGKVDNHTNGEVSMAAILYQSIPNPSDGPVTIPYFIPDEVHSAQIIVVDKAGQQIHNFQLPGKGNGQVSFSTNDLAAGIYVYQLVIDGSQTDSKKIVIVK; encoded by the coding sequence ATGAAAATATTTATTATCCGATACAGTTTACTGCTCTTATTTTTGCTAAGTGTATCCATTTCTTTCGCTCAAACCAATGTAATCCTGGGGCCAGGCACTAAAAACACAGGTTCACAAAATGTATTCGTAGGGAATAGTGCTGGTGGCTCTAATATCAGTGGTTTCAACAATACTTTTCTGGGCAATGTAGCGGGCTTCAAAAATACCATCGGCAATAGAAATGTATTTATAGGTGATGGAACTGGTTTTTCCAATACAAGTGGTAGTTCTAATACTTTTCTGGGGAATAATGCCGGACAGAACAATCAGACAGGAAGCCAGAACGTTTTTGTTGGCCATTTATCAGGTGTAGCTAATAAAGATGGTAAAAACAATGTTTTTTTAGGCTTCAAGGCAGGTTTTGTTAACGATATTGGATTTCAGAATATATTTATTGGTGCGGGGGCAGGTGAGCAAAATACATCTGGCAGGAACAATGTTTTTCTAGGCTTCCAATCCGGTTTTAATGCTGATATTAGTTCAGATAACACTTTTCTGGGTAATTTTAGCGGTTTTAATACAACTACTGGCAGTTTGAATGTATTTCTGGGAGAATCAGCGGGTGAAAGAAATACAGTGGGTAGCGACAACGTATTCATAGGCGTTCAGGCAGGAGTAAGCAATACCACTGGTAACATCAACACATTTGTAGGCAGATTTACCGGTGCTGTTAACTCTACAGGAAATGAAAATTCTTTTTTTGGATCTGAAGCAGGCCGCAACAATAGGTCTGGCAGTAAAAATGTATACCTGGGAAATTTTGCCGGTGAAGGCGCTTTTGATGGTAGTATTGGCAATGGGAATGCCTATATAGGCTACGAAGCAGGCAAAGGAAATACATCTGGCAATGACAATGTTTTCCTGGGCAATCAGGCAGGCCGAGGAAATACAAGCGGCTCAAATAATACATTCATAGGGAAAGAGGCAGGTTCTAATCATAAAACAGGAAAAGGAAATACCTATATCGGAAGTTTTGCCAAAGGTGCTTCCGATAATCTGAGTAATGCATCTGCCATTGGATTCCGGTCACAAGTTACTGCATCAAATGCCCTGGTACTGGGATCTATCAATGGAGTAAATGGAGCGACAGCTACTGCAAAAGTAGGCATTGGGACTACATCCCCTGCTTTTCAATTACATGTCAATGGATCAGCGGCTAAATCTGGCTCTTCTACCTGGTCTGTTGCCTCCGACAAACGCCTCAAACAAGACATTAAACCTTTCAAAGAAGGACTGGAAACCATCAAACAAATTAACCCGGTATGGTTCAAATACAATGGTAAAGCTGGTTTGCCTACAGAGAAAAAATATGTCGGGGTGATTGCCCAGGAGATGCAGAAAATAGCAGGGTATACGGTAAATACTTTCACTTATCAGGATGAGCAGGGCAAAAAAGAAGAGTATTTAGACTATGATGCCAATGCCCTTACTTATATGTTGGTAAATGCGGTGAAAGAACAACAACAGCAATTAGACAAGAAAGAGGAACAAGTAAATGCACTCCGGCAGGAAAATCAGGAAATCAAAAAGGAATTAGCCCTGATCAAAAAACTATTATTGAATCAACCCACTTCTCCGGTTGGGAAAGTTGATAACCATACAAACGGCGAAGTTTCTATGGCAGCCATTTTATATCAAAGCATCCCTAATCCTTCTGATGGCCCTGTTACCATTCCTTACTTTATTCCCGATGAAGTACATTCGGCACAGATTATAGTGGTTGATAAGGCAGGACAACAAATCCACAATTTTCAACTTCCCGGAAAAGGCAATGGCCAAGTAAGCTTTTCAACAAATGACCTGGCAGCAGGCATCTATGTCTATCAATTGGTAATTGATGGAAGCCAAACAGATAGCAAGAAAATAGTCATCGTGAAGTAA
- a CDS encoding DUF5777 family beta-barrel protein, protein MKKLKLTILFTCSLFVNISFAQDLLAELEKDTPVEPRFATATFKSTRVINQHSVETVGKGVLDFRISHRFGKINSGAYNLFGLDQSTIRLGLEYGLSNRIMIGVGRSSFNKHYDGFVKVKLLRQRNDALKNMPVTVVWFSNMGINSLKFDDTQGDRDFASRLAYTHQLIVGRKFSDRLSLQLAPTVVHRNHIQTEAEQSDVYALGAGGRIKLSKRVSVNADYFYLLPETAPAGVKNSLSLGFDIETGGHVFQLHVTNSKGMVEQYFIPGTVDSWSKGEIFYGFNISRQFTLVKSHK, encoded by the coding sequence ATGAAAAAGTTAAAATTAACCATTCTATTCACCTGTAGTCTGTTTGTAAATATATCTTTTGCTCAGGACTTACTGGCAGAACTCGAGAAAGATACCCCGGTAGAGCCCCGTTTTGCTACGGCTACTTTCAAAAGCACCAGGGTTATTAACCAGCATTCGGTAGAAACAGTAGGCAAGGGCGTATTAGATTTCCGCATCTCTCACCGCTTTGGCAAAATCAACTCAGGCGCTTATAACCTGTTTGGCTTAGACCAGTCTACCATTCGCCTCGGTTTGGAATATGGCCTCAGCAATAGGATAATGATCGGAGTAGGCAGAAGCTCATTTAATAAACATTATGACGGTTTTGTGAAAGTAAAACTGCTCCGCCAGCGCAACGATGCGTTAAAGAATATGCCAGTTACAGTCGTATGGTTTTCTAATATGGGCATTAATTCGCTCAAGTTCGATGATACTCAGGGCGACAGGGATTTTGCCAGCCGCTTGGCTTATACGCATCAACTCATTGTAGGCCGTAAATTCAGCGACAGGCTTTCCCTGCAACTTGCTCCTACTGTTGTACACCGCAACCATATTCAGACCGAAGCCGAGCAAAGTGATGTATACGCTTTAGGTGCAGGAGGACGGATCAAACTTAGTAAGCGGGTATCTGTAAATGCCGATTACTTCTATTTGTTACCTGAAACAGCGCCGGCAGGGGTAAAAAACTCTCTTTCCCTAGGCTTCGATATTGAAACCGGCGGACATGTGTTCCAGCTGCATGTTACTAACTCCAAAGGAATGGTAGAACAATACTTTATTCCAGGTACTGTAGACAGCTGGTCGAAAGGAGAAATCTTCTACGGATTTAATATTTCCAGGCAATTTACCCTGGTGAAGTCACACAAGTAA